One window of Tenacibaculum maritimum NCIMB 2154 genomic DNA carries:
- a CDS encoding secretion protein, with protein sequence MKSPSLLPLIFFTSVLSFLTYGQEVSLKTILPSSIQETSGLIKIDGKLITHNDSGSKPELYEFDDITGAVTRIVTVKNATNIDWEDLANDDDYIYIGDFGNNFGNRRDLKVYRIPITDYLGTTDDTVEAEEIKFKYSEQTDFSSNAYATNFDAEALIAYKDVLYLFTKNWVNSQTNIYALSKSPGAYEISSIGSINAQGFVTGADYNQISNTVILTGYAPNVNFIIEIRDFNATNFSNGNIRRYTITPPNNTSTQIESILSISEDEYYLTSESYQSKSPALIKLNSKTLSINDPIKKPFILGPNPSEDMITIQGYNFLRTKIYDLKGQFCKEVTGKEIYIGDLNKGTYLFYIKEVKSDKYVIEKIIKN encoded by the coding sequence ATGAAATCCCCAAGTTTATTACCGTTAATTTTTTTTACTAGTGTCTTATCTTTTTTAACCTATGGACAAGAAGTTTCTCTAAAAACAATTTTGCCGAGTTCAATTCAAGAAACTTCTGGCTTAATAAAAATAGACGGGAAACTAATTACTCATAACGATTCTGGTTCAAAACCAGAGTTATATGAGTTTGATGACATAACAGGGGCTGTTACTAGAATAGTTACAGTAAAAAATGCAACGAATATTGATTGGGAGGATCTTGCTAATGATGATGATTATATTTATATAGGTGATTTTGGGAATAACTTTGGAAATAGAAGAGATTTAAAGGTATATCGTATTCCTATTACCGATTATTTAGGAACTACTGATGATACAGTAGAAGCCGAAGAAATAAAGTTTAAGTATTCAGAGCAAACGGATTTCTCATCAAACGCATATGCCACAAATTTTGATGCAGAAGCTTTAATTGCTTACAAAGATGTCTTATATCTTTTTACCAAGAACTGGGTGAATTCTCAAACTAATATTTATGCGCTTTCCAAATCTCCTGGAGCTTATGAAATTAGTAGCATTGGTAGTATAAATGCCCAAGGCTTTGTAACAGGAGCTGATTATAATCAGATTTCAAACACAGTGATACTCACGGGATATGCTCCTAATGTAAATTTTATCATAGAAATTAGAGACTTTAATGCAACGAATTTTTCTAATGGAAATATTCGCCGTTATACGATAACGCCACCTAATAATACTTCTACTCAAATAGAAAGCATTCTTTCTATAAGTGAAGACGAGTACTATTTAACGTCAGAGAGCTATCAAAGTAAGTCACCTGCTTTGATAAAGTTAAATTCTAAAACCTTATCCATAAATGACCCAATAAAGAAGCCATTTATATTGGGCCCTAACCCATCTGAAGATATGATAACAATTCAAGGGTATAATTTCTTAAGGACAAAAATTTATGATTTGAAGGGGCAATTTTGTAAAGAAGTTACTGGGAAAGAAATTTATATAGGAGATTTGAATAAA
- the trpA gene encoding tryptophan synthase subunit alpha translates to MNSITSIFQKKNKNLLSIFFTAGFPKLEDTTSVIRELSTSGVDFIEVGLPYSDPLADGPTIQHSSSVALENGINLDIIFQQLAVIKGSNKTPLVLMGYLNQMITYGEHEFCKEVKKCGIDTVIIPDLPMVEFENHYQELFKSYGITNVFLITPHTSEERIRKIDALTEGFIYVVASASITGAKGEISEQQVNYFNRIKEMNLKSKLIVGFGISDKKTFATACEYMNGAIIGSAFIKELAKNGVLGINKFINEIR, encoded by the coding sequence ATGAACTCAATTACAAGTATATTTCAAAAAAAAAATAAAAACCTGCTTTCTATTTTCTTTACAGCAGGCTTTCCAAAATTAGAAGACACAACATCGGTTATTCGTGAATTAAGTACAAGTGGTGTTGATTTTATAGAAGTAGGATTACCATATTCAGATCCTTTAGCAGATGGACCTACTATTCAACATAGTAGCAGTGTAGCCTTGGAAAATGGAATTAATTTAGACATTATATTTCAACAATTAGCAGTTATTAAAGGATCTAATAAAACACCTTTGGTGTTGATGGGATATTTGAATCAAATGATAACGTACGGAGAACATGAGTTTTGTAAGGAGGTAAAGAAGTGTGGAATAGATACAGTAATTATTCCAGATCTACCTATGGTAGAATTTGAGAATCATTATCAAGAGCTATTTAAAAGTTATGGAATAACAAATGTATTTCTAATAACGCCTCATACTTCAGAAGAGCGAATTCGTAAAATAGATGCTTTAACAGAAGGATTTATTTATGTAGTGGCTTCTGCATCAATAACAGGAGCTAAAGGAGAAATTTCTGAGCAACAAGTGAATTATTTTAATAGGATAAAAGAAATGAACCTGAAAAGTAAATTAATTGTAGGGTTTGGTATTTCTGATAAAAAGACTTTTGCAACTGCTTGTGAATATATGAATGGAGCAATTATAGGCTCTGCTTTTATAAAAGAACTTGCCAAAAATGGGGTACTAGGAATTAATAAATTTATAAATGAAATCAGGTGA
- the trpB gene encoding tryptophan synthase subunit beta, with amino-acid sequence MKFQPNKNGYYGQFGGAFIPELLYPNVKELEDNYLKIIESEAFQKTYKDLLQHYVGRPSPLYLAKRLSEKYGATIYLKREDLNHTGAHKVNNTIGQILVAKHLGKTKIIAETGAGQHGVATATVCALMNLECVVFMGETDIKRQAPNVARMKMLGAKVVAATSGSKTLKDATNEAIRYWIQHPETYYLIGSVVGPHPYPDMVARLQAVISEEMKEQLKKQTGKENPDTIIACVGGGSNAAGAFYHYLEDEEVELIAVEAAGLGVNSGESAATSQLGGIGVIHGSKTILMQDEYGQIVEPYSISAGLDYPGVGPLHAYLHETNRARFMNATDKEALEAAYELTKIEGIIPALESAHALAVLPKMCLKKDQVVVINLSGRGDKDLETYIKHLED; translated from the coding sequence ATGAAATTTCAACCTAATAAAAATGGTTATTATGGGCAATTTGGAGGGGCATTTATACCAGAATTGTTGTACCCAAACGTAAAAGAATTAGAAGATAATTATTTGAAAATTATTGAATCAGAAGCTTTTCAGAAAACGTATAAAGATTTATTGCAACATTATGTAGGTAGGCCTAGTCCATTATATCTAGCAAAACGTTTATCAGAAAAATATGGAGCTACTATTTATTTAAAAAGAGAAGATCTGAATCATACAGGAGCTCACAAAGTAAATAATACCATTGGTCAAATTTTAGTGGCAAAACATTTAGGGAAAACTAAAATTATAGCGGAAACAGGCGCAGGGCAGCATGGAGTAGCCACGGCAACAGTTTGTGCATTGATGAATTTAGAATGTGTTGTTTTTATGGGAGAAACCGATATAAAAAGGCAAGCACCAAATGTAGCGCGTATGAAAATGTTAGGTGCAAAGGTAGTTGCTGCAACTAGTGGGAGTAAAACATTGAAAGATGCTACTAATGAAGCTATCCGTTATTGGATTCAGCATCCTGAAACATATTATTTGATAGGATCTGTTGTTGGACCGCATCCATATCCTGATATGGTAGCTCGATTACAAGCGGTAATCTCGGAAGAAATGAAAGAGCAGCTAAAAAAGCAAACAGGTAAAGAAAACCCAGATACGATTATAGCATGCGTAGGAGGTGGGTCTAATGCAGCGGGTGCTTTTTATCATTATTTAGAAGATGAAGAAGTGGAATTGATAGCCGTAGAGGCAGCGGGTTTAGGGGTTAATTCTGGTGAAAGTGCAGCAACTTCTCAGTTAGGAGGAATAGGGGTAATTCATGGAAGTAAAACAATTTTAATGCAAGATGAGTATGGGCAAATTGTAGAACCTTATTCAATCTCTGCAGGATTGGATTATCCTGGAGTAGGGCCATTACATGCTTATTTACATGAAACCAATAGAGCAAGGTTTATGAATGCTACTGATAAGGAAGCTTTAGAGGCAGCTTACGAATTAACAAAAATTGAAGGGATTATTCCTGCTTTAGAAAGTGCGCACGCATTAGCTGTATTACCTAAGATGTGCTTAAAAAAGGATCAAGTGGTTGTAATTAACTTGTCCGGAAGGGGAGATAAAGATTTAGAAACATATATTAAGCATTTAGAAGACTAA
- a CDS encoding phosphoribosylanthranilate isomerase yields the protein MKLKVCGMKYIENIQEVAGIRPDYLGFIFYDKSKRNFEGIIPELPKNIKKTGVFVNEYIEIVVSLVEEYQLEAVQLHGDESVAYVQELRIYLPNIEIIKVFGIKDDFDFALLKPYEKEVDFFLFDTKGKERGGNGVTFNWDVLAKYNTAKPFFLSGGIGLDEVKAIKNLEKTKLPMYALDVNSRFETKAGFKSVEKLKEFKMQLNK from the coding sequence ATGAAACTAAAAGTCTGTGGAATGAAATATATAGAGAATATTCAAGAGGTAGCGGGAATACGTCCTGATTATCTAGGCTTTATTTTTTATGATAAATCGAAACGAAATTTTGAAGGGATCATTCCAGAACTCCCAAAAAATATTAAGAAAACAGGTGTTTTTGTAAATGAATATATAGAAATAGTGGTATCTCTTGTAGAAGAATATCAATTAGAAGCAGTTCAATTACATGGAGACGAGTCAGTAGCGTATGTTCAAGAATTAAGAATATATTTACCGAATATAGAGATTATAAAAGTATTTGGAATTAAAGATGATTTTGATTTTGCTTTACTAAAGCCTTATGAAAAAGAGGTAGATTTTTTTCTATTTGACACTAAGGGGAAAGAACGTGGAGGAAATGGAGTTACTTTTAACTGGGATGTATTAGCGAAGTATAATACAGCGAAACCCTTTTTTTTAAGTGGAGGAATAGGATTGGATGAGGTGAAGGCTATTAAAAACTTAGAAAAAACAAAATTGCCTATGTATGCACTAGACGTAAATAGCAGGTTTGAAACAAAAGCAGGATTTAAATCTGTAGAAAAGCTTAAAGAGTTTAAAATGCAATTAAATAAATAG
- the trpC gene encoding indole-3-glycerol phosphate synthase TrpC, translating into MTILDKIIAFKKKEIAKIKTEVPVKRLVESPNFKRAAVSLKKSLLAPHSTGIIAEFKRQSPSKGIINDTSSVAEVTNGYLNANVAAQSILTDTSFFGGTMADLMEARIINQQKPILRKDFIVDGFQIVEAKAIGADVILLIAACLTKQELKNYGQLANDLGLEVLYEVHTQEDLDKIELDNKIIGINNRNLKTFEVDLENSIALANKIPESCIKVSESGISDPRVIMGLKEYGFNGFLIGETFMKTENPGEACQEFIDQLK; encoded by the coding sequence ATGACAATTTTAGATAAAATAATAGCATTTAAAAAGAAAGAGATTGCGAAAATTAAAACGGAAGTTCCTGTAAAAAGGTTGGTAGAAAGTCCGAACTTCAAAAGAGCAGCAGTTTCCTTGAAAAAATCACTATTAGCTCCGCATTCAACGGGGATTATAGCAGAGTTCAAACGCCAGTCTCCTTCAAAAGGAATTATAAACGATACTTCTTCTGTAGCAGAAGTAACAAATGGATATTTGAATGCAAATGTGGCAGCACAATCTATTTTGACAGATACTTCCTTTTTTGGAGGGACGATGGCAGATTTAATGGAAGCAAGAATAATTAACCAACAAAAGCCAATTTTAAGAAAAGATTTTATTGTTGATGGATTCCAAATTGTAGAAGCAAAGGCCATTGGAGCAGATGTAATATTGTTAATAGCAGCTTGCTTGACAAAGCAAGAACTTAAAAATTACGGACAGTTAGCAAATGATTTAGGGTTGGAGGTATTGTATGAGGTACATACTCAAGAAGATTTGGATAAAATAGAACTAGACAATAAAATTATTGGAATTAACAATAGAAATTTGAAAACATTTGAGGTAGATTTAGAAAATTCAATTGCTTTGGCAAATAAAATTCCAGAGAGTTGTATTAAGGTTTCAGAAAGTGGTATTTCAGATCCTAGAGTGATCATGGGGTTAAAAGAATATGGATTTAATGGTTTTTTAATAGGAGAAACTTTTATGAAAACAGAAAACCCAGGAGAAGCTTGTCAAGAATTTATAGATCAATTGAAATAA
- the trpD gene encoding anthranilate phosphoribosyltransferase translates to MKKILNTLFEQKRLTKNESKEVLINIAQEKYNTSQIAAFITVFLMRPVSVDELSGFREALLELAVKVNLSDFNTIDLCGTGGDGKNTFNISTLTSFIVAGTGNKVAKHGNYGVSSASGSSNMLEFLGYKFTNDESLLKKQLDKANICFLHAPLFHPAMKVVAPIRRELGVKTFFNMLGPLVNPSTPQNQLVGVFNLEVARVYNYILQECNINYGVVHALDGYDEISLTGDFKLFTKDAEQQISPADLGQKQILQSDIFGGDTVAEAAEIFMNIINGKGTNEQNNVVLTNTAFALKTFDKNKTFESAFEEAKDSLFGLKAKEALQKLIG, encoded by the coding sequence ATGAAAAAAATACTAAATACTCTTTTTGAACAGAAACGATTGACTAAAAATGAGTCAAAAGAAGTTTTAATTAATATCGCCCAAGAAAAATATAATACGTCACAAATAGCAGCGTTTATTACAGTGTTTTTAATGCGGCCTGTTTCTGTAGATGAATTATCAGGATTTAGAGAGGCTCTGTTAGAATTAGCGGTAAAAGTAAATTTATCAGATTTCAATACGATTGATTTATGTGGAACAGGAGGAGATGGAAAGAATACATTTAATATTTCGACATTAACTTCTTTTATTGTTGCTGGTACGGGAAATAAAGTGGCCAAGCATGGAAACTATGGAGTCTCATCGGCATCTGGTTCTTCTAATATGTTGGAATTTTTAGGTTATAAATTCACGAATGATGAGAGCCTTTTAAAGAAGCAGTTAGACAAGGCAAATATTTGCTTTTTGCATGCACCATTATTTCATCCTGCTATGAAAGTAGTAGCTCCTATTCGTAGAGAATTAGGAGTAAAAACATTTTTTAATATGTTGGGGCCTCTAGTGAACCCGAGTACGCCGCAAAACCAATTAGTAGGTGTTTTTAATTTAGAAGTTGCTAGGGTGTATAATTATATATTGCAAGAATGTAATATAAATTATGGAGTAGTGCATGCTTTAGATGGGTATGATGAAATTTCATTAACAGGAGATTTTAAACTGTTTACTAAAGATGCAGAACAGCAGATTTCACCTGCAGATTTAGGGCAAAAACAAATTTTACAATCAGATATTTTTGGAGGAGATACTGTTGCGGAGGCTGCTGAAATCTTCATGAATATCATTAACGGAAAAGGAACAAATGAACAGAATAATGTAGTGTTAACGAATACAGCATTTGCATTAAAAACTTTTGATAAAAATAAAACTTTTGAAAGTGCTTTTGAAGAGGCCAAAGATTCATTATTTGGGTTGAAAGCAAAGGAGGCGCTTCAAAAACTTATAGGGTAA
- a CDS encoding anthranilate synthase component II, whose amino-acid sequence MNILILDNYDSFTYNLVHYVEDITGTLPDVYRNDEISIDEIKRYDGIILSPGPGIPEEAGILKEVIKTYAGKIPIFGVCLGLQAITEVFGGELENLNDVFHGVATAMKVIQTNTITFKDIPEKFEAARYHSWIASYNNFPEELEITAIDDNNSIMALRHREHHLEAVQFHPESILTPEGKTMIQNFIESIKK is encoded by the coding sequence ATGAACATATTAATATTAGATAATTACGATTCGTTTACTTATAATTTGGTGCATTATGTAGAAGATATTACAGGAACGTTGCCAGATGTATATCGAAATGATGAAATATCAATAGATGAAATCAAAAGATATGACGGGATTATTTTATCGCCAGGTCCAGGAATACCAGAAGAAGCAGGAATCTTAAAAGAAGTGATAAAAACCTATGCGGGTAAGATTCCTATTTTTGGAGTTTGCTTGGGGCTACAAGCTATTACAGAGGTGTTTGGTGGTGAGCTGGAAAATTTAAATGACGTTTTTCATGGCGTGGCAACAGCAATGAAGGTAATACAAACGAACACAATAACGTTTAAAGATATTCCAGAAAAATTTGAAGCAGCTCGTTATCACTCTTGGATTGCTTCTTATAATAATTTTCCAGAAGAACTGGAAATAACTGCAATTGATGACAATAATAGTATTATGGCATTACGTCATCGAGAGCATCATTTAGAAGCAGTTCAATTTCATCCAGAAAGTATTTTAACACCAGAAGGGAAAACAATGATTCAAAATTTTATAGAGAGCATAAAAAAATAA
- a CDS encoding anthranilate synthase component I family protein, protein MEKIEFKTISKKQLADTITPVSLYLKIRDKYANSLLLESSDYHSKENSYSFLCVEPLVTIKAEENEMSFSYQKKELDKKEIGRSFYEQFDHYSSLVNVDCTEDIKSFNGLYGYTTFDAVQYFETIELNSKKAPSEIPMLQYSFFRFIIAINHFKNEMILIENIPEGELSRLLEIENLANSQSFAKYQFNFEGEETSNITDEEFKNGVRKAKEHCKRGDVFQLVLSRQFQQKFKGDEFNVYRALRSINPSPYLFYFDYGSFKLMGSSPEAQIKIEDKEAIINPIAGTFRRTGDDAKDTELAKELANDPKENAEHVMLVDLARNDLSKHATNVTVETYKEVQYFSHVIHLVSTVTGKITGNPIEIVGDTFPAGTLSGAPKYKAMELIDKYENQTRGFYGGCVGFIGLNGNVNQAIAIRSFVSKNNTLFYQAGAGIVINSKEENELQEVNNKLAALKKALVLAEEI, encoded by the coding sequence ATGGAAAAAATAGAATTTAAGACAATATCAAAAAAACAGTTGGCAGATACAATTACGCCAGTAAGTTTATATTTGAAGATAAGAGACAAATATGCTAATAGTTTGTTGTTAGAAAGTTCTGATTATCATAGTAAAGAGAATAGTTATTCATTTTTGTGCGTAGAACCTTTGGTAACTATTAAAGCAGAAGAAAACGAAATGTCTTTTTCTTATCAAAAGAAAGAGTTAGATAAGAAAGAAATCGGACGTAGTTTTTATGAGCAATTCGATCATTATAGTAGCTTGGTAAATGTGGATTGCACAGAAGATATAAAATCGTTTAATGGTTTGTATGGTTATACTACATTCGATGCGGTTCAATATTTTGAAACAATTGAGTTGAACTCGAAGAAGGCACCTTCGGAAATACCAATGTTGCAGTACAGTTTTTTTCGTTTTATCATAGCAATTAATCATTTTAAAAATGAAATGATTTTAATAGAAAATATACCAGAAGGAGAATTATCAAGATTGCTAGAAATAGAAAACTTAGCGAATTCTCAATCATTTGCAAAGTATCAATTCAATTTTGAAGGCGAGGAAACTTCAAATATAACAGATGAAGAGTTTAAAAATGGAGTACGTAAAGCAAAAGAGCATTGTAAAAGAGGGGATGTTTTTCAGTTGGTATTATCACGTCAGTTTCAGCAAAAATTTAAAGGAGACGAGTTTAATGTGTACAGAGCTTTACGGTCTATAAACCCATCTCCTTACCTATTTTATTTTGATTATGGGAGTTTTAAATTAATGGGATCATCTCCAGAAGCACAAATAAAAATAGAAGATAAAGAAGCAATTATTAATCCAATAGCAGGTACGTTCAGAAGAACAGGAGATGATGCAAAAGATACTGAGCTAGCCAAGGAACTGGCAAATGATCCAAAGGAAAATGCCGAGCATGTTATGTTGGTAGATTTAGCAAGAAATGATTTGAGTAAGCATGCAACTAACGTAACTGTGGAAACGTATAAAGAAGTACAATACTTTAGTCATGTAATTCATTTAGTTTCTACTGTTACAGGTAAAATTACAGGAAACCCAATAGAAATTGTTGGAGATACTTTTCCAGCAGGAACTTTGAGCGGAGCTCCGAAATACAAAGCAATGGAGTTGATTGATAAATATGAAAATCAAACAAGAGGCTTTTATGGAGGATGTGTAGGTTTTATAGGACTAAATGGAAATGTAAACCAAGCAATAGCTATTCGTTCCTTTGTAAGTAAAAACAATACGCTCTTTTATCAAGCAGGAGCAGGTATTGTGATTAATTCTAAAGAAGAAAATGAGTTGCAAGAGGTAAATAATAAATTAGCAGCGTTAAAGAAAGCATTGGTGTTAGCAGAAGAAATATAA
- the asnB gene encoding asparagine synthase B, with protein sequence MCGIVCAFDLKQSSEKLRPQVLEMAKKIRHRGPDWSGIYSDNKVIMAHERLAIVDPASGQQPLFSGDKKLVLAANGEIYNHRELRKQFEGSYEFQTASDCEVILALYKEKGVDFVDEMNGIFGFALYDTEKDEYFIARDHMGIIPLYIGWDQHGTFYVGSELKALEGICTKIELFPPGHYLSSKDGKFVKWYKRDWTDYEAVKENETSIAEVREALEAAVHRQLMSDVPYGVLLSGGLDSSVTSAIAKKYSQKRIESNDTSEAWYPQLHSFSVGLEGSPDLAAAQKVADHIGTIHHEIKFTIQEGLDAIRDVIYNIETYDITTIRSSTPMYLMARVIKSMGIKMVLSGEGADEIFGGYLYFHKAPNAQEFHEETVRKLDKLHMYDCLRANKSLMAWGIEGRVPFLDKEFMDVAMRINPKDKMINGERMEKWVIRKAFEDMLPESVAWRQKEQFSDGVGYSWIDTLKEIVEKEVTDEQLANAKFKFPIQTPQNKEEFYYRSIFEEHFPSDTAALSVPQEASVACSTATALEWDEAFKNMNEPSGRAIANVHDDAY encoded by the coding sequence ATGTGTGGAATTGTATGTGCATTTGATTTAAAGCAGTCTTCTGAAAAATTAAGACCTCAGGTATTAGAAATGGCAAAAAAGATTAGACATCGGGGTCCAGACTGGAGTGGTATTTATAGTGATAATAAAGTGATTATGGCGCATGAGCGCTTGGCTATTGTAGATCCTGCTTCCGGTCAACAACCTCTATTTAGCGGTGATAAAAAATTAGTTTTAGCTGCCAATGGAGAAATATACAACCACAGAGAATTACGTAAACAATTTGAAGGTAGTTATGAATTTCAAACAGCTTCTGATTGTGAAGTTATTTTAGCTCTATATAAGGAAAAAGGAGTCGATTTTGTTGATGAAATGAACGGAATTTTTGGATTTGCTTTATATGATACTGAAAAAGATGAGTATTTCATTGCTCGTGACCATATGGGAATCATCCCTTTATATATTGGCTGGGATCAGCATGGAACTTTCTATGTAGGTTCTGAACTAAAGGCTTTGGAAGGAATTTGTACCAAGATAGAATTATTTCCTCCTGGGCATTATCTGTCTAGTAAAGATGGTAAATTCGTAAAATGGTACAAAAGAGACTGGACTGACTATGAAGCGGTAAAAGAAAACGAAACAAGTATTGCGGAAGTTCGAGAAGCTCTAGAAGCTGCTGTTCATAGACAACTAATGTCTGATGTACCATATGGTGTACTTCTTTCTGGGGGATTGGATTCTTCTGTAACTTCTGCTATTGCTAAAAAATATTCGCAAAAAAGGATTGAATCTAACGATACATCTGAAGCTTGGTACCCACAATTACATTCTTTTTCTGTAGGACTAGAGGGCTCTCCCGATTTAGCTGCCGCGCAAAAAGTTGCTGATCATATTGGTACTATTCATCATGAAATAAAATTTACTATTCAAGAAGGGCTTGATGCTATTAGAGATGTTATTTACAACATAGAAACCTATGATATTACCACTATCCGATCTTCTACCCCTATGTATTTAATGGCTCGTGTAATTAAATCTATGGGAATAAAAATGGTATTATCCGGTGAAGGCGCTGATGAGATTTTTGGAGGGTATTTATATTTCCACAAAGCTCCAAATGCTCAAGAATTCCACGAAGAAACAGTTCGTAAGTTGGATAAACTTCATATGTATGATTGTTTACGAGCTAACAAAAGTTTAATGGCATGGGGTATTGAAGGACGCGTTCCTTTCTTAGATAAGGAGTTTATGGATGTTGCCATGCGTATCAACCCAAAAGATAAAATGATTAATGGTGAACGCATGGAAAAATGGGTGATCCGCAAGGCCTTTGAAGATATGCTTCCTGAAAGTGTGGCATGGAGACAAAAAGAACAATTTAGTGATGGTGTTGGTTATAGCTGGATTGATACCTTAAAGGAAATTGTTGAAAAGGAAGTTACAGACGAACAATTAGCTAATGCTAAGTTTAAATTCCCAATACAAACTCCCCAAAATAAAGAAGAATTTTATTATCGTTCTATTTTTGAAGAACACTTTCCTAGTGACACTGCCGCTTTAAGTGTACCTCAAGAGGCTAGTGTGGCATGTAGTACCGCTACAGCTTTAGAATGGGACGAAGCTTTTAAAAATATGAATGAACCATCTGGTAGAGCAATTGCCAATGTTCATGATGATGCTTATTAA